Proteins encoded in a region of the Pleurocapsa minor HA4230-MV1 genome:
- the tnpA gene encoding IS200/IS605 family transposase — protein sequence MKTNYRTTRRAVFNLTVHIVLVTKYRRKVIDAAMKTELERVFRSVLASWDSELLEFNCESDHAHLIVSFPPHKLLSSLIANLKATSSKTMWRSFESIVSKTYSKRVFWTGAYFVSSCGGVTIDVLKKYVQDQDSPS from the coding sequence GTGAAAACTAACTATCGCACTACTCGTAGAGCAGTATTCAATCTAACCGTTCACATTGTACTGGTAACTAAGTATCGTAGAAAAGTAATTGATGCTGCGATGAAAACAGAACTAGAAAGGGTGTTCAGATCCGTACTGGCATCTTGGGATAGCGAATTACTTGAATTTAATTGTGAGTCAGACCACGCTCATCTAATTGTGTCGTTTCCACCTCACAAGCTGTTAAGCAGCTTGATAGCCAATTTAAAAGCCACATCATCGAAGACAATGTGGCGATCCTTCGAGTCTATAGTTTCTAAAACGTATAGCAAGCGAGTCTTTTGGACAGGTGCATATTTCGTTTCAAGCTGCGGAGGGGTTACGATAGATGTATTGAAAAAGTATGTCCAAGACCAAGATTCTCCAAGTTAA
- a CDS encoding transposase, whose amino-acid sequence MRKTYQYKLILTATQRQEIDRWLSMLKAQYNYLLGERFNWWEYNRSYLTIPQGEYCLRWCELGSGELKDNPDWHSQSASLPQLKKDRPWYADIYSQVLQDCVKRVKLAMEKFLAGDSKGRKSGRPRFKNRARYRTLTYPAIKDKNLVGSTIKLPKLGVLKFRKSRDIKPGFKLKTASITRKADGYYLNLSVEDKSVPDLELDTVPTESNTVGIDVGLEKLYVDSSNNQANPQRHLRKSESKLALLQRKLDDNARGKKAKRLIRRAIARLHQKIARQRKHWHYGEAHKLARNCQVLAIEDLKIRNMKRKNKPKKVDGVFVPNGQAASRGLNKSWSDNGVGNFLEILSQVAQKYGTRIVKVNPRGTSQHCSRCLNRVSKTLSDRWHQCNSCDLSCDRDYNSALLIKKLAVGSRQSKTLPSLKDIMG is encoded by the coding sequence ATGCGGAAAACTTACCAGTACAAATTAATCCTGACAGCTACTCAACGGCAAGAAATTGACCGTTGGTTGAGTATGCTCAAAGCGCAGTATAACTATTTGCTGGGAGAACGTTTTAACTGGTGGGAATACAACCGTTCCTATCTAACAATTCCTCAAGGAGAATACTGTCTGCGGTGGTGCGAATTAGGCAGTGGCGAACTTAAAGACAATCCAGATTGGCACAGTCAATCGGCTAGTCTGCCACAATTAAAAAAGGATAGACCCTGGTACGCCGATATCTACAGTCAAGTTTTGCAAGATTGCGTCAAGCGGGTGAAGCTTGCTATGGAGAAATTTTTAGCTGGTGATTCTAAAGGTCGTAAAAGTGGTCGCCCTCGTTTTAAAAATCGAGCTAGATATAGAACGCTCACCTATCCTGCTATTAAGGATAAAAACTTAGTTGGCAGTACGATTAAGCTACCCAAGCTAGGAGTTCTGAAGTTCCGCAAATCCAGGGATATCAAACCTGGGTTCAAGCTAAAAACAGCATCGATTACCAGAAAAGCTGATGGTTACTACCTCAATCTTTCGGTAGAGGATAAGTCTGTTCCCGACCTGGAGTTAGATACTGTACCAACCGAATCTAATACAGTTGGGATTGATGTTGGCTTAGAAAAACTATATGTAGATTCAAGCAACAATCAAGCTAACCCACAAAGGCACTTGAGAAAATCCGAATCCAAGCTGGCACTTTTACAAAGAAAACTAGACGACAACGCTCGTGGCAAGAAGGCGAAAAGACTCATACGACGAGCAATAGCTAGACTTCATCAGAAAATAGCCAGGCAGAGAAAACATTGGCACTATGGCGAAGCTCACAAGCTTGCTAGGAACTGCCAGGTTTTAGCTATCGAAGATTTAAAAATTCGCAACATGAAGCGAAAAAATAAACCTAAGAAAGTAGATGGTGTGTTTGTTCCTAACGGGCAAGCAGCATCTAGGGGTCTGAACAAATCTTGGAGCGACAACGGAGTGGGTAATTTCCTAGAGATACTGTCTCAAGTTGCTCAAAAGTACGGCACGAGAATAGTTAAAGTCAACCCCAGGGGGACTTCTCAGCATTGTAGCAGATGTCTAAATCGGGTTAGCAAAACCCTGTCAGATAGATGGCATCAATGCAATAGCTGTGACTTAAGTTGCGACAGAGACTATAACTCGGCACTTCTAATTAAAAAACTGGCGGTGGGCAGTCGTCAGTCTAAAACGCTCCCTTCCCTTAAAGATATAATGGGCTGA
- a CDS encoding sigma-70 family RNA polymerase sigma factor, translated as MVNNLVRDYLIEIGRTPLLKAEEEVEYANQIQAMLPLLNKNKADLTLDEQRIIYRGQIARQKMVEANLRLVVSVAKKYQNLGLSILDLIQEGSIGLMKATEKFDLSKGYKFSTYSYWWIRQAMTRAIANHARTIRLPIHITQDLNKIKKVTRQLSQQLGRKPTDREVATELGMDLDKLRFLAHSAQITKLKSLNVTIDENQTELGQIIADDSVSPADFASSQETRAHLQNLLNTLSPLQRDVIILRYGLNDGKIMSYGQISNICGISRERVRQIDNKAIQLLKKKAIEYLRSVN; from the coding sequence ATGGTTAATAATTTAGTTCGAGACTATTTAATTGAGATTGGTCGTACTCCCTTATTGAAGGCAGAAGAGGAGGTTGAATACGCAAATCAAATCCAGGCTATGCTGCCTTTACTAAATAAGAATAAAGCAGACTTAACTCTAGACGAGCAACGCATCATCTATCGGGGACAAATTGCAAGACAAAAAATGGTTGAGGCAAATTTACGCTTGGTGGTGTCTGTAGCCAAGAAATATCAAAACCTTGGTCTATCAATTTTGGATTTGATCCAAGAAGGCAGTATTGGCTTAATGAAAGCAACTGAAAAGTTCGATTTAAGCAAAGGGTATAAATTCTCCACCTATAGTTACTGGTGGATTAGACAAGCAATGACTAGGGCAATCGCCAATCATGCCAGAACAATTCGACTGCCTATTCATATTACTCAAGATTTGAACAAAATTAAGAAGGTAACTCGCCAGCTATCGCAACAGTTGGGTCGAAAACCAACCGATCGTGAAGTTGCTACAGAATTAGGTATGGATTTGGATAAGCTGAGATTTTTGGCTCACTCTGCCCAAATTACCAAACTTAAAAGTCTTAACGTGACGATTGATGAAAATCAAACTGAGTTAGGACAAATTATAGCTGATGACTCTGTTTCTCCAGCAGATTTTGCCTCAAGTCAGGAAACTCGCGCTCATCTCCAAAATCTGTTAAATACCCTTTCTCCTCTGCAACGAGATGTAATTATCTTGCGTTATGGCTTAAATGACGGCAAAATTATGAGCTACGGGCAGATTAGTAATATTTGTGGAATTAGCCGAGAAAGAGTTAGGCAGATTGACAATAAAGCAATACAGCTACTCAAGAAAAAAGCGATCGAGTACTTACGCTCAGTGAATTGA
- a CDS encoding ABC transporter substrate-binding protein: MFKKIWLLALGLLISLIIIANSDRQKSTMSERILEDPPKNVAEHPIVIGYSNWPGWWPWAIAESEGLFAKNGLNNLELRWYDNYTQSIDDLKAGNINGNCQTLNDTLSTVDDALKGEVVVLINDNSAGNDKIIAAQGINEVKDLKGKKVAVEAGVVDDFLLTLALEQENLSRSEIKVFNLETGAAAEAFVTKQVDAVGAFPPFWLTALQRSGSQELISSAAFPGAIPDLLVVTEELIEKYPEQVQSLVNTWFDVLRFMASDLDRAEEIMANRAGITRSELQLLKAGTKIFTFNENLAAFVEGNNMTSIHYAAEKIAENLQFDLKLISKKPNIRRMFNSNFLSGVKKSNS; this comes from the coding sequence ATGTTTAAAAAGATTTGGTTATTAGCTCTTGGATTACTGATAAGTTTAATTATCATAGCCAATAGCGATCGCCAAAAGTCAACAATGTCAGAGCGGATTCTTGAAGATCCTCCGAAAAATGTTGCCGAACATCCGATAGTAATTGGCTATAGTAATTGGCCTGGTTGGTGGCCATGGGCGATTGCTGAATCAGAAGGTTTATTTGCCAAAAATGGTTTGAATAATCTTGAATTGCGCTGGTACGACAATTATACTCAGTCAATTGATGATTTGAAAGCAGGAAACATTAATGGAAATTGTCAAACTTTAAACGACACGCTTTCAACTGTTGATGATGCGCTCAAAGGAGAAGTTGTTGTGCTGATAAATGATAACTCTGCTGGTAATGATAAAATAATCGCCGCTCAAGGAATTAACGAAGTAAAAGATCTAAAAGGAAAAAAGGTAGCAGTTGAAGCGGGAGTGGTAGACGACTTTTTGCTAACTTTGGCACTAGAGCAGGAAAATTTATCTCGCAGTGAGATTAAAGTTTTTAATCTAGAAACGGGAGCGGCAGCAGAGGCTTTTGTTACGAAACAAGTCGATGCAGTAGGAGCTTTTCCTCCATTCTGGTTAACTGCACTACAAAGGTCGGGATCTCAAGAACTTATTTCTTCGGCTGCTTTTCCAGGAGCAATTCCCGATCTACTGGTAGTAACAGAAGAATTAATCGAAAAATATCCAGAACAAGTTCAGTCGTTAGTCAATACTTGGTTTGATGTATTAAGGTTTATGGCTAGTGATTTAGATCGAGCCGAAGAAATTATGGCAAATCGAGCAGGAATTACTCGTAGTGAGTTGCAGCTACTTAAGGCGGGAACAAAAATATTTACATTTAATGAGAACCTAGCGGCTTTTGTTGAAGGAAACAACATGACATCCATTCATTATGCTGCTGAAAAAATTGCTGAAAATCTACAATTTGACCTGAAGTTAATTAGTAAAAAGCCAAATATAAGAAGAATGTTTAATTCAAATTTTTTAAGCGGCGTTAAAAAATCAAACAGTTAA
- a CDS encoding CAP domain-containing protein has product MQDYHAYSDQRSAASPTDNGERYRSESTDSNNNQFGLYSAGEGGNLLNSSLFDGTVLHQSDKARTEEIPVSDTFDRQILELVNKERAKVGIDPLQLNEQLDRAADLHAQDQANTDTLSHTGSNGSNFDERILDAGYQYSTIGENVAVGYADAETVVTGWMGSDGHRENILNPAFEELGVGYSVGDNGSAYWTQSFGTDINGPIMA; this is encoded by the coding sequence ATGCAAGACTATCATGCTTATTCTGACCAACGGTCAGCCGCAAGCCCCACCGACAATGGTGAACGATATCGCTCAGAATCGACCGATAGCAATAATAATCAGTTCGGATTATATTCAGCAGGGGAAGGAGGCAATTTGTTAAATAGCTCGTTATTCGATGGGACTGTTTTACACCAGTCCGATAAGGCTAGAACAGAAGAAATACCTGTATCAGATACATTCGATCGACAAATTCTCGAATTGGTGAATAAAGAGCGTGCCAAAGTCGGAATCGATCCTTTACAGCTTAATGAGCAGTTAGATCGAGCCGCCGATTTACATGCTCAAGATCAAGCTAATACAGACACCTTGAGCCATACTGGCTCAAATGGTAGTAATTTTGACGAGCGTATTTTAGATGCTGGTTATCAATACTCAACAATAGGGGAAAATGTTGCTGTTGGGTATGCAGATGCAGAAACCGTAGTAACTGGTTGGATGGGAAGCGATGGTCATCGCGAAAATATTCTCAATCCTGCTTTTGAGGAGCTTGGAGTAGGATATAGTGTAGGCGACAATGGCAGTGCTTACTGGACGCAAAGTTTTGGCACAGATATCAATGGTCCGATTATGGCTTAA
- a CDS encoding ferric reductase-like transmembrane domain-containing protein, with product MGVILFLQLNELGFYSGHISLFCLMLSLVARPIKFYWQFPLKHRRTIGIIAFVAGITHCLLANSEAINFKQLVLFKPFWQNWGIALGAVSLSLMIPAAITSFKFWQRKLGKVWWRKLHFLTVPALPLAIFHTVLVGPHYLNNFLNAFVLVLMGTLVLFIRKKC from the coding sequence ATGGGAGTTATTCTATTTTTGCAATTAAATGAGCTTGGATTTTATTCAGGGCATATTAGCTTATTTTGCTTAATGTTATCTTTAGTTGCTCGTCCGATCAAGTTTTACTGGCAATTTCCCCTTAAACATCGGCGGACAATTGGAATCATCGCATTTGTAGCAGGTATCACTCACTGTTTATTGGCAAATTCAGAGGCAATAAATTTTAAACAATTAGTTTTGTTCAAGCCGTTCTGGCAAAATTGGGGAATAGCTTTAGGGGCTGTATCACTTTCACTCATGATCCCAGCAGCAATTACTTCTTTTAAATTTTGGCAGCGTAAGCTGGGAAAAGTTTGGTGGCGGAAATTACATTTTTTAACTGTTCCTGCGTTACCTCTTGCGATTTTTCATACCGTTTTAGTAGGACCGCATTATCTCAACAATTTTTTAAATGCCTTTGTATTAGTATTGATGGGGACACTTGTTTTATTCATCAGAAAAAAGTGCTGA